CGTCGGCAATGAGTTGGGCACCCAGGCAGACGCCCAGTATTCGGGTACCGGTATTTATTGCCTGTTTCAAAAATTCCTTCTCTCGTATGAGCCAGGGGCAGTCGCGTTCGTCATAGACGCCCATGGGTCCCCCCAGGACGATTAATAGATCCATTTCATCGGCTGATGGCAATGGCTCTCCGGCAAAGAGGCGCGTGCGCGAGATTTGAGCGCGGCGCGCTTTTGCCCAGGATGCAATGCTGCCGAGTCCTTCAAAAGGTACATGCTGGAGATAGTGCAGTTTCATGATTTCAGGAAATGTCAACGGGTTGTTGTGTTTTTATGGACTCGTAGATGGCGTCCATGGTTTTCATGTTGCCAATGCTGTTTTCGGGCGGGATGCGGTGGGCTTGCCCGGTATCGAGGCAATCGCATAGATGATGGAGCTGGTTCAGGAATTGAAAGACGGGTTCAAATTCATGGGTTTCAACGCCATCGCGGGTGCGGACCTCAAGGGTCGTGGGCTGGTTTTCGTTGTTCCAGGCGCGTTCTGTTCGCAACATGCCATGGGTGCCTGAGATTTCAAAATATTGTGAGGAGGCCATTTTGAAGCTGAATGTGAGTTGTGCGGTGACGTGGTTGGGAAATTCGTAGATGGCGATAATTGTTTCATCCACTTCTCGACCAAATTCTCCCGTGGCATAGACGCGGATGGGGTCGGCGTTGGCTATGAAGCGGGCGTGATGGGTGTTGTAACACCCCAGGTCATAGACTGCGCCTCCGCCTTTTTCTTTGTTGAAACGCCAGTTGAGTTCGGGTTTTCGGCGGTCGTCTGAAACGCCCGTGCAAAAGGTGCTGCGAATATTGCTCAGAGGTCCGATTTTTCCACTGTCGAGAATTTCTTTGGCTTTTAGATGTACGGGGTGATGGCGAAATTTAAAGGCTTCGGCGAGGAGGATATTATTGGCTTTGGCGCAGGCGACCATTTCTCGGCATTCTGCAGCGGTTTGTGTGATGGGTTTTTCACAGAGGATGGCACGAACTTTTTGAGATATTGCAATGCGATTGCTCAGGCTGGCGTGAAAGCAGCCCCATGTGCAGATGATGGCGATGTCGAGGTTTTCATTGTCGAGCATCAGGTCGAGATCGGTATAACCTTTTCGGACGTCAAATTCGCCGCGATATCTCTCAACTGCTTCGGGCAAGACATCGCAGACTGCGACGATTTCTGCGCGGTCAGATTGTGCAGCAGCCCGACCATGAGCGCGCGAGATACCGCCAGCACCGACAATTCCAATGCGATAAGACATGTAAAACTCCTGAAAAAAATTCTCAATCCAATATATCCAATATATGTCGCGCAACAGATTCGGCCAGCACGGCAGAGCCTTCTTTTGAAAAATGCACGTTGGCGGGGAGTTGTATATCGTCAAGGCGTTCCATAGCATAGGTATAGAGGTCATGTGTGGGAATGCCGTGTGCAGCCATGACTTTTTGCGCGATGGCGTTGTATTCAATTTCGTCGCCGGGTTTGCGGATGGACGTGCCTTCGGGAACCGGTGTGGTGGCGCACCAGATGAGTTTGGCTCCGGTTTGTGCGAGGCGTTTGACCAGGGTGTCGAGGTTTTGTTCGTATTGGTCGGCAGGTACATGGTGTTGGCCCTGCGGTGGATCGACGCGTTCTCCGCTTTCTGTCATATAGACGATGTCGTGTAAGCCCCAGTTGAAGTGGATGACATCCCAGGAACCGTCACCGAGCCAGTTTTCGATTTCTTCGATGCCGCGCTTTGTCGGTCCGCAGTTGGTGAGCGGGCGGTGGAGATTGGCTTTGCCTTTGAGTAATTCGCGTACGGGGACGGTATAGCCAATGGAGATGGAGTCCCCAATGATCAGTACGCGGGGAAGGCCGGGGACATCTTCAATGGGTTCGAATGCTGGGTTATTCACGTGGTTCTCCTTTTGGGTGACGGCGAATAGTGATCGAGGATCATGTCAAGGGCGAGCAGGTGTACTTTAGCTCGCCTATCCATAGGCCAGTTGGATGATGTTTCAGTGATCATGACGTGGTCGGCATGATGGATATAGACATAAGAGGTAAAACCGCTTTCACCCCAGGCGGGATCGACTTGCAAGACGCCCTCTGCGAGTGGGATATCGGTTTCACCGGTATCCGCATCCAGGGGGCCAATTTTTTTTGCCTGTTGTGCGATGGCTGGGGCCAACCACGCGCTATCGCTTTTGCCTTCGTAAAAATAAGTACCTGTTGCGTCGTAATCTTCGTGCATGTCGAGAAAGACGTCAAAACGATATCCCGCAATCTGCTGTTTGACAAGGATGGATTCGGGAACTTCGTTTTTGAAAGCGCGATTGATGTCTTCACCCTGGATATTTTCTCGCTGGTTGTTGACGTATCCAGAAGGGTTGACACAGGGTAGAACGATGATGTGAAAGCGCTGGATTATATCTACGATATCGCGTTCGAAAAATTGAAGGATGGCTTCGACGCCCGCGGGTTCATCGCCGTGTACACCTGCCGAGAGGAGAATATTCGGTTTTGATGGCGCGGGTTTGCCAATTGTGAGGCAATGAAAAGCATAACCGTGAACATGGCCAATGATGCGATGGGCAATGTCGGGGTGCGCGATATTTTTTAAGCAGTTTTCAAAAGTGGTGTAGTCTGGCATGGGATTAATCGGACTATCTAATATGAATGGTTTTTTTCAGTGCTTATGCGTTGTGCCATGCGTCTTCCCAGGGCGTGCCTTCGAGCGATTCTGCGGCGATATCTCGGGGACCGCGTTTGAGTACTTGTTCTTTATATTTTTCGATGCTCAATTTGTCGGGCGATAAGGTGGTTTCTTTGCTGATGGCGCGGGTAAATGCTTCGGCAAAGGTTTCGATGCTGTCTTTTTCATCTTCGGGCAAGCGCTTGGGCCAGGGGCCGTCGTTGAGGATGACCGTGCGGCATTCTTCTTCTGTGGGTATGCGGGCAGGACCGGGATACGAGCGCAACCTGTCGCCGTCAAGCGAATTACTCAGGCCATATTGTCGTTCCCAGACGGTGATTTGATCGCGAAATTTTGACGCCAATGCGGGGTTTTCGGCGATGAGGTTGTGCTGTTCGTGTGGATCGTTTTCAAGATGGTAGAGTTCTTCGATTCCGCCGCGGGCAAAAAAGGCGTATTTGTGTTTCTGGTTGCGCGCTGAAATCCAGCGTCCTTTGCCTTTGCCATAGTCTATAATCGCGGATTCTCGGGGCTTCGTCAGGCCCTCACCTGTTGTGCCGAGGAGATTCGCTCCTGGTAACGGGCCGTGTTCTTCTGGGTACTGGAGGTCGAGTTCTTCTATGAGGGTGGGAAAGAAGTCGAGCAGGCTG
This DNA window, taken from Gemmatimonadota bacterium, encodes the following:
- a CDS encoding M14 family metallocarboxypeptidase, yielding MPDYTTFENCLKNIAHPDIAHRIIGHVHGYAFHCLTIGKPAPSKPNILLSAGVHGDEPAGVEAILQFFERDIVDIIQRFHIIVLPCVNPSGYVNNQRENIQGEDINRAFKNEVPESILVKQQIAGYRFDVFLDMHEDYDATGTYFYEGKSDSAWLAPAIAQQAKKIGPLDADTGETDIPLAEGVLQVDPAWGESGFTSYVYIHHADHVMITETSSNWPMDRRAKVHLLALDMILDHYSPSPKRRTT
- a CDS encoding Gfo/Idh/MocA family oxidoreductase — translated: MSYRIGIVGAGGISRAHGRAAAQSDRAEIVAVCDVLPEAVERYRGEFDVRKGYTDLDLMLDNENLDIAIICTWGCFHASLSNRIAISQKVRAILCEKPITQTAAECREMVACAKANNILLAEAFKFRHHPVHLKAKEILDSGKIGPLSNIRSTFCTGVSDDRRKPELNWRFNKEKGGGAVYDLGCYNTHHARFIANADPIRVYATGEFGREVDETIIAIYEFPNHVTAQLTFSFKMASSQYFEISGTHGMLRTERAWNNENQPTTLEVRTRDGVETHEFEPVFQFLNQLHHLCDCLDTGQAHRIPPENSIGNMKTMDAIYESIKTQQPVDIS
- a CDS encoding SGNH/GDSL hydrolase family protein, translated to MNNPAFEPIEDVPGLPRVLIIGDSISIGYTVPVRELLKGKANLHRPLTNCGPTKRGIEEIENWLGDGSWDVIHFNWGLHDIVYMTESGERVDPPQGQHHVPADQYEQNLDTLVKRLAQTGAKLIWCATTPVPEGTSIRKPGDEIEYNAIAQKVMAAHGIPTHDLYTYAMERLDDIQLPANVHFSKEGSAVLAESVARHILDILD